The Methylomonas montana genome has a window encoding:
- the ftsA gene encoding cell division protein FtsA — MAKKTDRNLLVGLDIGTSKVAAIVGEYRGGDEIEVIGIGTAPSKGLKKGIVVNLESTVHSIQRAIEEAELMAGCQIKSVFAGIAGSHIKSLNSHGIVAIKEKEVTQHDIDRVIDSARAVAIPADQKILHILPQEFVIDQQEGIKEPIGMSGIRLEAKVHMVTSSVSAEQNIVKCIRKCGLDVDDIVLEQLASCAAVLTDDEKDLGVCLIDIGGGTTDIAIFSEGAIKHTAVIPIAGDQVTNDIAVALRTPTKNAEEIKRQHACALTQLADPQQTIAVPSIGDREPRKISAQNLAEIVEPRYEELMLLVQAELRRSGYEDLIAAGMVITGGSSQVRGLVELAEEIFHMPVRMGVPLHVSGLTDVAENPIYSTAVGLLLYGKDHHGRALGMNDDGADLLSKIKSWFQGNF, encoded by the coding sequence ATGGCCAAAAAGACAGATCGAAATTTATTAGTGGGGCTGGATATAGGCACGTCGAAAGTCGCGGCCATCGTCGGCGAATACCGGGGCGGTGACGAAATCGAAGTGATCGGTATCGGCACCGCGCCCTCCAAAGGCTTGAAAAAAGGCATCGTCGTCAATCTGGAATCGACCGTGCATTCCATTCAACGGGCGATAGAAGAAGCCGAATTGATGGCGGGCTGCCAGATCAAATCGGTATTTGCAGGTATCGCCGGCAGCCATATCAAAAGCCTGAATTCGCACGGCATAGTGGCGATCAAGGAAAAGGAAGTCACCCAACACGATATCGACCGGGTGATCGATTCGGCGCGGGCGGTAGCGATTCCGGCCGATCAGAAAATCCTGCACATCCTGCCGCAGGAATTTGTGATCGACCAACAGGAAGGCATCAAGGAGCCTATCGGCATGTCCGGCATTCGTCTGGAAGCCAAGGTGCATATGGTCACCAGTAGCGTCAGCGCCGAGCAGAACATCGTCAAATGCATCCGCAAATGCGGGCTGGATGTGGACGACATCGTACTCGAACAATTGGCATCTTGCGCGGCGGTACTGACCGACGACGAGAAGGATTTGGGCGTCTGCCTGATCGACATCGGCGGCGGCACCACCGATATTGCGATTTTCTCCGAAGGTGCAATCAAGCATACCGCGGTGATTCCGATCGCCGGCGATCAGGTCACCAACGACATCGCCGTAGCGCTGCGGACGCCGACCAAAAACGCGGAGGAAATCAAACGCCAACATGCCTGTGCGCTGACCCAGTTGGCCGATCCGCAGCAAACCATCGCGGTACCGAGTATCGGCGACCGCGAGCCGCGCAAAATTTCCGCGCAAAATCTGGCCGAGATCGTCGAGCCGCGTTACGAGGAATTGATGCTGCTGGTACAGGCCGAGTTAAGACGTAGTGGATATGAAGATTTGATTGCCGCCGGCATGGTGATTACCGGCGGCAGTTCGCAAGTGAGGGGATTGGTGGAACTGGCGGAGGAAATCTTCCATATGCCGGTTCGCATGGGGGTTCCTCTGCACGTATCGGGATTGACCGATGTGGCAGAAAACCCGATTTATTCGACCGCGGTGGGTTTGTTGCTGTATGGCAAAGATCATCACGGCCGGGCGTTAGGCATGAACGATGATGGCGCGGATCTGTTATCAAAAATCAAAAGCTGGTTTCAAGGAAATTTTTAA
- a CDS encoding cell division protein FtsQ/DivIB yields MSRFRVILMAALLIGGGWWTWQHFGANALNSKPIRYVKIEGAFQYTSKDRLKQVLAPQMKQGYYHADMNAIHQAIKALPLVDKVDVKRVWPDAVYIKIVEQKPIVRWGKNALLNKQGDVLVPDNIDEFRNLPLITGPDGQEKKLLEIMKGVYIVLKDKSMQLAEFHVNERRAWRLKLASGLEMQLGRKAPLENMQRFLRTMDLLGEEQLAMIASVDTRYPNGFAVTWKPEVTNIDWKAIVEKNKNLI; encoded by the coding sequence GTGAGCCGGTTTAGAGTCATCCTGATGGCCGCGCTGTTGATCGGCGGCGGCTGGTGGACCTGGCAGCATTTCGGCGCCAACGCGCTGAACAGCAAGCCGATCCGCTATGTAAAGATCGAAGGCGCGTTTCAATACACCAGCAAGGACAGGCTGAAACAAGTATTGGCACCGCAGATGAAGCAGGGTTATTACCATGCCGATATGAACGCGATCCATCAAGCCATTAAAGCGCTGCCATTGGTGGACAAGGTCGATGTGAAACGGGTGTGGCCGGACGCGGTGTACATCAAGATCGTCGAACAAAAACCGATCGTGCGCTGGGGCAAGAACGCCTTGTTGAACAAACAAGGCGACGTATTGGTACCGGACAATATCGACGAATTTAGAAATTTGCCGTTGATCACCGGCCCGGATGGCCAGGAAAAGAAACTGCTGGAGATTATGAAAGGCGTCTATATCGTCTTGAAGGATAAATCGATGCAACTGGCCGAGTTCCACGTCAATGAACGGCGGGCGTGGCGGCTGAAATTGGCCAGCGGATTAGAAATGCAATTGGGCAGAAAGGCGCCGCTGGAGAATATGCAGCGTTTTTTAAGAACCATGGATTTATTGGGTGAGGAACAGCTAGCCATGATAGCGAGCGTGGATACCCGTTACCCAAACGGCTTTGCGGTGACCTGGAAACCGGAAGTCACCAATATCGATTGGAAAGCAATCGTAGAAAAAAACAAAAACCTGATTTAA
- a CDS encoding D-alanine--D-alanine ligase, producing the protein MKPLRIKNPAEFGKVAVLLGGSAAEREISLNSGNAVYQALKAQGVDAVAIDVTASPIDALAGVTVDRVFNIIHGRGGEDGVLQAVLQVLGLPYTGSGVMASALSMDKLRTKLCWQGLGLSTPLWFVLKSADDIDSCIAKLGFPVIVKPAQEGSSIGMSKATNRDELLASLQLAKQYQCDVYAEQWVQGQEYTVGVLDGEALPAIRLETPNTFYDFDAKYRANTTQYHCPCGLSAEREQQLQALSVQACQALDVKGWARVDVFIDANGQSQLIEVNTVPGMTDHSLVPMAAKAVGISFEELVWRILETSMAGQGEPV; encoded by the coding sequence ATGAAACCATTACGCATCAAAAACCCTGCCGAGTTCGGCAAAGTCGCGGTCCTGCTAGGCGGATCGGCTGCCGAGCGAGAAATATCCTTGAACAGCGGCAACGCGGTCTATCAAGCCTTGAAAGCACAAGGTGTCGATGCGGTAGCGATCGACGTGACCGCTAGCCCGATAGACGCGTTGGCCGGAGTGACAGTCGATAGAGTCTTCAACATCATTCATGGCCGCGGCGGCGAAGACGGCGTGCTGCAAGCGGTGTTGCAAGTTTTGGGCTTGCCCTATACCGGTTCCGGCGTGATGGCCTCGGCACTGAGTATGGATAAATTACGCACCAAGCTGTGCTGGCAAGGTTTGGGCTTGAGCACGCCGCTTTGGTTCGTGCTGAAAAGCGCGGACGATATCGATAGCTGCATCGCCAAACTGGGTTTTCCGGTGATCGTCAAGCCGGCGCAGGAAGGTTCCAGCATCGGCATGAGCAAAGCCACTAACCGCGACGAACTGCTCGCCTCTCTGCAATTGGCCAAGCAATACCAATGCGACGTTTACGCCGAACAGTGGGTGCAGGGCCAGGAATACACCGTTGGCGTGTTGGACGGCGAAGCGCTGCCGGCGATCAGATTGGAAACGCCGAATACCTTTTACGATTTCGATGCCAAGTATCGGGCCAACACCACCCAATACCACTGTCCATGCGGCTTGAGCGCGGAACGCGAACAGCAATTGCAGGCGCTGTCCGTACAAGCTTGCCAAGCGCTGGACGTGAAAGGTTGGGCACGGGTGGATGTGTTTATCGACGCTAACGGTCAGTCGCAACTGATCGAAGTGAATACCGTGCCAGGCATGACCGACCACAGCTTGGTGCCGATGGCGGCCAAGGCGGTGGGGATTAGTTTCGAGGAATTGGTCTGGCGGATTCTGGAAACCAGCATGGCGGGTCAAGGTGAGCCGGTTTAG
- the murB gene encoding UDP-N-acetylmuramate dehydrogenase has protein sequence MMASTTPRGTLLSNEPLAKYTSWRVGGPAQRMYMPENKADLIEFIASLPEGEPLYWLGLGSNLLVRDGGIRGTVINTRGRLKEMYLADSERVYVEAGVPCAHVARFCSDLGLTGAEFLAGVPGTMGGALKMNAGAFGGETWSIVEKVEMINPRGAVIERDHHEFEVAYRSVKGLDNEWFLSAQLKLHKGNSEASQQHIKALLEKRNASQPTNKPTCGSVFKNPPGDYAARLIEACGLKGFAIGGAVVSEKHANFIENRGDASSEDIEALIEHIQTAVQTQFGISLQTEVCRVGDKA, from the coding sequence ATGATGGCAAGCACCACGCCGAGAGGCACTTTATTAAGCAACGAGCCGCTGGCGAAATACACCAGCTGGCGGGTGGGCGGCCCGGCACAACGCATGTATATGCCGGAAAACAAGGCCGATCTGATCGAATTTATCGCCAGTTTGCCGGAAGGCGAACCCTTATATTGGCTAGGCCTGGGCAGCAATTTGCTGGTGCGTGACGGCGGCATTCGCGGCACGGTGATCAACACCCGCGGCCGTCTGAAAGAAATGTATTTAGCCGATTCCGAACGGGTTTACGTGGAAGCCGGCGTGCCTTGCGCGCACGTCGCCAGATTTTGCAGCGATTTGGGCTTGACCGGCGCCGAATTTCTGGCTGGCGTACCCGGCACCATGGGCGGCGCCTTGAAAATGAATGCCGGCGCCTTTGGCGGCGAAACCTGGAGCATCGTCGAGAAGGTGGAAATGATCAACCCACGCGGCGCAGTCATCGAGCGCGATCATCACGAATTTGAAGTGGCCTACCGTTCGGTAAAAGGTCTGGATAACGAATGGTTTTTATCGGCGCAACTGAAATTACACAAGGGCAATAGCGAGGCCAGCCAGCAACATATCAAAGCTTTGCTGGAAAAACGTAACGCCTCGCAGCCAACCAACAAGCCTACTTGCGGCTCGGTCTTCAAGAATCCGCCCGGCGATTACGCGGCGCGCCTGATCGAAGCCTGCGGCCTGAAGGGCTTTGCGATCGGTGGCGCGGTGGTATCGGAAAAACACGCCAATTTTATCGAAAATCGCGGCGATGCCAGTTCGGAAGACATCGAAGCGTTGATCGAACATATCCAAACCGCCGTTCAAACGCAATTCGGCATCAGCTTGCAGACCGAAGTCTGCCGGGTAGGTGATAAAGCATGA
- the murC gene encoding UDP-N-acetylmuramate--L-alanine ligase — protein MNRPNIDNQALGDIDKIHFVGIGGTGMSGIAEVLSNLGYTVSGSDIKGSAVTDRLESLGVKVYFGHKAENVADVDVVVTSTAVDRSNPEIVTAYENRIPVIPRAEMLAELMRFRFGIAVAGTHGKTTTTSLTTMMLAEGGLDPTFVIGGRLNSAGANAKLGLGKYLVAEADESDASFLYLQPMMAIVTNIDQDHMETYGGSYSRLKDTFIKFLHQLPFYGLAVLCSDDSGVCEILPNISKPVKTYGVNEDADVRAIDIKQDGLRTHFTVLRWGGLPPLQVTLNLPGWHNMLNALAATTIATALGVDDAAIIKSLAEFKGVGRRFQINGDVDFNGGKLTLVDDYGHHPRELAATLEALRQAWPNRRKVVVFQPHRYTRTRDLFEDFVEVLSSVDVLILLDVYSAGEAPINGADGKALSRSIRVRGQVDPVFVQNREDLATILAGIVEKDDVILTMGAGNVGQIAAELPQQLAEALVPQRVLR, from the coding sequence ATGAACCGACCTAATATTGATAATCAGGCCTTAGGCGACATCGACAAAATCCATTTCGTCGGCATAGGCGGCACCGGCATGAGCGGTATTGCCGAAGTGCTGTCTAACCTGGGCTACACGGTATCCGGTTCCGATATTAAAGGCTCGGCAGTCACCGACCGCTTGGAAAGCCTGGGCGTCAAAGTCTATTTCGGCCATAAAGCCGAGAACGTCGCCGATGTCGACGTAGTGGTAACCTCCACCGCCGTCGACAGAAGCAACCCGGAGATTGTCACCGCCTACGAGAACCGTATCCCGGTGATTCCGCGCGCGGAAATGCTGGCCGAGCTGATGCGGTTTCGATTCGGCATCGCGGTGGCCGGCACCCACGGCAAAACGACCACCACCAGCTTGACCACGATGATGCTGGCCGAAGGCGGCCTGGATCCGACCTTTGTGATCGGCGGCCGTTTAAACAGCGCCGGCGCCAACGCCAAGCTGGGTTTGGGTAAATATCTGGTTGCCGAGGCCGACGAAAGCGATGCTTCGTTTTTATACCTGCAACCGATGATGGCCATCGTCACCAACATCGACCAGGACCACATGGAAACCTATGGCGGCAGCTACAGCCGCTTGAAGGACACCTTCATCAAGTTCCTGCACCAACTGCCATTCTACGGACTGGCTGTATTGTGCAGCGACGATTCTGGCGTTTGCGAGATTTTGCCGAACATTTCCAAGCCGGTGAAAACATACGGCGTCAACGAAGATGCCGACGTGCGCGCCATCGACATCAAACAGGATGGTTTGCGCACCCATTTCACCGTGCTGCGCTGGGGTGGATTGCCGCCGCTGCAAGTCACCTTGAATCTGCCCGGCTGGCATAACATGCTGAATGCCTTGGCCGCCACCACCATCGCTACCGCGTTGGGGGTAGACGATGCAGCCATAATCAAAAGCTTGGCCGAATTCAAAGGTGTGGGTAGACGTTTTCAAATCAACGGCGACGTGGATTTCAACGGCGGCAAACTAACCCTGGTTGACGATTACGGTCACCACCCGCGCGAACTGGCGGCTACCTTGGAAGCCTTGCGCCAAGCCTGGCCTAACCGCCGCAAGGTCGTTGTGTTTCAACCGCATCGCTATACCCGCACCCGCGACTTGTTCGAGGATTTCGTCGAAGTCTTGTCCAGCGTCGATGTACTGATTTTGCTGGACGTGTATTCGGCCGGCGAAGCGCCGATTAACGGCGCCGACGGCAAAGCGCTGAGCCGCTCGATTCGGGTACGCGGCCAGGTCGACCCGGTATTCGTGCAAAACCGCGAAGATCTGGCGACCATCCTGGCCGGCATCGTCGAAAAAGACGACGTGATATTGACGATGGGCGCCGGCAACGTCGGCCAAATCGCCGCCGAATTGCCGCAACAACTGGCGGAGGCTCTTGTGCCCCAGAGGGTATTGCGATGA
- the murG gene encoding undecaprenyldiphospho-muramoylpentapeptide beta-N-acetylglucosaminyltransferase, translating to MNRRIVIMAGGTGGHVFPALAVAEEMRARGWQVSWLGTEKGLESRVVPANNIDIDWLAVAGMRGKGLLSKFAAGFKLIQACLQARRILKQRKPDVVLGMGGFVAGPGGLMAKWLGIPLVIHEQNRVPGTTNRLLVKLAARKVLEAFPDSFAKSVRAICTGNPLRTAFIGLPEKSEWHPQVGRNLRILVLGGSLGAKVLNDTVPETLAAFNKLDIKHQTGSAMLAEVAEKYRALNLSAEALAFIDDMAGAYQWADLIICRAGAMTVSEVAASGLPAIFVPLLHAIDDHQTANAKYLSEAGAALLLPQPQLNAENLRKAIEQAMTSLTSMSRAARAKARLAATQTVADICVAEAAV from the coding sequence ATGAACCGGCGCATCGTGATCATGGCGGGCGGCACCGGCGGACATGTGTTTCCAGCGTTGGCGGTGGCCGAGGAAATGCGCGCGCGCGGTTGGCAAGTCAGTTGGCTGGGCACCGAGAAAGGCTTGGAAAGCCGGGTAGTGCCGGCCAATAACATAGACATCGACTGGCTGGCGGTGGCCGGCATGCGCGGCAAGGGCTTGCTCTCCAAATTCGCCGCCGGCTTCAAATTGATCCAAGCCTGCCTGCAGGCGCGGCGGATACTCAAGCAGCGCAAGCCTGATGTGGTATTGGGCATGGGCGGCTTCGTCGCCGGCCCGGGCGGCTTGATGGCCAAATGGCTAGGCATTCCGCTGGTGATACACGAACAGAACCGGGTGCCGGGCACCACCAACCGCTTGCTGGTCAAGCTGGCCGCACGCAAGGTCCTCGAAGCCTTTCCGGACAGTTTCGCAAAATCGGTACGGGCCATCTGCACCGGCAACCCATTACGCACGGCCTTTATCGGCCTGCCGGAAAAATCGGAATGGCATCCGCAAGTCGGCCGCAATTTGCGAATTCTGGTGCTGGGCGGCAGCCTGGGCGCCAAAGTCCTAAATGACACCGTACCCGAGACTTTGGCGGCGTTCAATAAGCTAGACATCAAACATCAAACCGGTAGTGCGATGCTGGCCGAAGTCGCCGAGAAATACCGCGCCTTAAACCTGAGCGCCGAAGCATTGGCCTTCATCGACGACATGGCTGGCGCCTATCAATGGGCCGATCTGATTATTTGCCGAGCCGGGGCGATGACGGTCAGCGAAGTAGCGGCCAGCGGGTTACCGGCGATTTTCGTGCCCTTGCTACACGCGATAGACGATCACCAGACCGCCAACGCCAAATATTTAAGCGAAGCCGGCGCAGCGCTTTTGCTGCCACAACCCCAATTGAACGCTGAAAATTTGCGTAAAGCCATAGAACAAGCGATGACATCCTTAACATCCATGAGCCGGGCCGCCAGAGCCAAGGCCAGACTCGCCGCAACCCAAACCGTTGCCGATATTTGCGTAGCGGAGGCTGCCGTATGA
- the ftsW gene encoding putative lipid II flippase FtsW: MLKVSPKTRVQNRLHVDPALMLACFSLLGIGFMMVTSSSLHLGVKMADDISHYPFKQLVHIAFGLAFAAIILNVPMKSWEKMGQTLFIAGLALLLVVLIPGVGVKVNGSIRWLSILGLRIQVSEVVKFISVIYMAGYVTRHSEHVRRSAFGLVKPLMLFSVACVLLLLEPDFGSAVVILIIAMGMMFLGGARISQFIILLALVAGLAVMLVIVSPYRLARVTSFMDPWADAKDTGFQLTQALISFGRGEFFGVGLGNGLQKLFYLPEAHTDFLFSVLGEELGLLGVLVIIGLFTALVVRAFAIGEQAEQAGLKFSALAAYGLAIWFGFQSFVNMGVNMGMLPTKGLTLPLMSYGGGSMIVMCGAVAVLFRIHYEVTEHNKSNVKGKHP; this comes from the coding sequence ATGTTGAAGGTCAGCCCGAAAACCCGCGTTCAAAACCGCTTGCATGTCGATCCGGCGCTGATGCTGGCTTGCTTCAGCTTGCTGGGCATCGGTTTCATGATGGTGACCTCTTCTTCACTGCATCTGGGCGTGAAGATGGCCGACGATATTTCGCATTATCCCTTCAAGCAATTAGTGCATATCGCCTTCGGCCTGGCTTTTGCCGCGATCATTTTGAACGTGCCGATGAAAAGCTGGGAAAAAATGGGCCAAACCCTGTTCATCGCCGGCCTGGCCTTGTTGCTGGTGGTGTTGATCCCCGGCGTCGGCGTCAAGGTCAATGGCAGTATCCGCTGGCTGTCGATACTGGGCTTGCGGATTCAGGTTTCGGAAGTGGTGAAGTTTATTTCGGTGATTTACATGGCCGGCTACGTCACCCGCCATTCCGAACACGTGCGCCGTTCGGCCTTCGGTTTGGTCAAACCCTTGATGTTGTTTTCGGTCGCTTGCGTGCTGCTGTTGCTGGAGCCCGACTTCGGTTCGGCAGTGGTGATTCTGATCATTGCGATGGGCATGATGTTTCTGGGCGGTGCCCGCATCTCCCAATTCATCATTTTATTGGCTCTGGTCGCCGGCCTGGCGGTGATGCTGGTCATCGTCTCGCCCTACCGTTTGGCGCGGGTCACCAGCTTCATGGACCCTTGGGCCGATGCCAAAGACACCGGCTTTCAATTGACGCAAGCCTTGATTTCCTTCGGCCGCGGCGAATTTTTCGGCGTTGGTTTGGGCAACGGCCTGCAAAAACTGTTTTATCTGCCGGAAGCGCACACCGACTTTTTATTCTCGGTGCTAGGCGAAGAATTGGGCCTGCTCGGCGTATTGGTGATCATCGGCCTATTCACCGCTTTAGTGGTCCGCGCTTTTGCTATCGGCGAACAAGCCGAACAAGCCGGTCTGAAATTTTCCGCGCTGGCGGCATATGGCCTGGCGATCTGGTTCGGTTTCCAATCCTTCGTCAATATGGGCGTCAATATGGGCATGCTGCCCACCAAGGGCTTGACCTTGCCGCTGATGAGCTACGGCGGCGGCAGCATGATCGTGATGTGCGGCGCGGTGGCGGTGTTGTTCCGGATTCATTACGAAGTGACCGAACATAACAAAAGCAACGTCAAGGGGAAACACCCATGA